The genome window TAATCAAGATGCTCATTTAATAGGTTGGGGAAGTCCATTTGACCCAGATGACCATACATATAAAGTTTTTGGAACAGATAAAGGTGCAAATTACAGTGCTTACTCTAATCCTACTGTAGATAAAATACTTCAAAAAGCAAGAGAAACAGAAAATAAAGATGAAAAGTTAAAGTTATATAAACAATTCCAAGTAGAAATGACTAAAGATATGCCTTATACATTTATTGCTTACATAGATGCAATATATGTTGGAAAACCAAATATTAAAGGATTAACACCTGATACAGTTTTAGGACATCATGGTGTAGGTATATTCTGGAACATAGCTGACTGGACAATTGAATAGTATTGAAATTAATTAGAAGCCTTAGGGATAAAAGTATATCCCTAAGGTTTGAATAGCATAGGGGTTGATGGTTTTTGGAACATTTATTGGAGGTTAATAATCTATCTGTAAGTTTTAAAGTAGAAGAAGGAGAAGTTCAGGCTGTAAGAAACGTATCTTTTAATCTAAAAAAAGGTGAAACGTTAGCTATAGTTGGAGAATCTGGTTGTGGGAAATCTGTACTTTGTAAGAGTTTGATGAGGATACTCCCATACAATGGATACATTAAAAATGGAGAGGTTTTACTTAAATCAAGTGATTTGGTTAGGAAGTCTGAAAAAGAGATGGAAGACATAAGAGGAAAGAATATATCAATGATATTTCAAGACCCTATGACATCTCTCAATCCAACTATATCAATAGGAAAGCAAATAGCAGAAGCTATAATGATTCATAAAGGTATAAGTAAAAGTGAAGCAAAAAAGAGAGCTATAGAACTTATTGAATTAGTTGGAATAGATAATCCTGAGAAAAGATTTAAGCAATTTCCACATCATTTTTCAGGTGGAATGAGACAACGTATAGTAATAGCTATAGCACTTGCTTGCAATCCAGATGTATTGATTGCTGATGAACCTACAACAGCTTTAGATGTAACTATACAAGCTCAAATAATTGATTTAATAAAAGATTTACAAGATAAGATAGGCTTATCAATAATATTTATAACTCACGATTTAGGTGTAGTTGCAACTATAGCTGATAGAATAGCAGTCATGTATGCAGGAAAGATTATAGAAATAGGAACAGTAGAAGATATATTTTATGACCCTAGACATCCATATACTTGGGGATTATTAGGTTCATTACCTACTTTAGATTCACAGGATGAGTATCTATATAATATACCTGGAATGCCTCCAAACTTATTGAATCCTCCAAAAGGAGATGCTTTTGCAATAAGGAATAAGAATGCACTTAAAATAGATTATGAAAAAGAACCACCAATGTTTAAAATTAATGATACACATAGTGCAGCAACTTGGTTATTGCATCCAGATGCTCCAAAAGTAGATATACCAGTTAGAGTAAATTGTGGAAGGGTGATTTCTAATGAATAGAGAAAAAATACTAGAAATAAAAAACTTAAAACAATATTTTCATTTAGATAAAAGCACTACTGTAAAAGCAGTTGATGATATAAGTTTTGATATATATAAGGGTGAGATATTTGGTTTGGTAGGAGAGTCAGGTTCAGGAAAATCTACAACTGGTAAAACTATAATAAGACTACATGAATCTACTGGCGGAGAAGTAATTTACAAAGGAAATTGTATATCAGATAAAAAGACATACAAATTTATAAAGAAAGATGTAAATAAAAGTATGCAGATTATTTTTCAGGATTCTACCTCATCATTAAATTCACGTATGACAATTGCAGATATAATTTCAGAACCACTAAAAATTCAAGGTATCTGTAAAAACAAAACAGAGAGAATGAATAAAGTATATGAGATGCTAAATCTAGTAGGACTTGATAGAAGTTATGCAAATAAGTATCCTTCTGATTTCTCAGGTGGTCAAAGACAGCGTATTGGCATAGCACGAGCTCTTTCAGTAGAACCAGAATTTATAATAGCTGATGAACCTATAGCTTCTTTGGATGTGTCTATACAAGCACAAATAGTAAATTTATTTAGAAAGTTGCAACAAGAAAAAAATTTAACTTGTTTATTTATAGCTCATGATTTATCTATGGTGAGACATATTAGTGACCGTATAGGAGTTATGTATAATGGGAAATTAGTAGAATTAGCAGATTCAAGTGAATTGTATAATAATCCTATTCATCCATATACAAAATCACTACTTT of Clostridioides sp. ES-S-0054-01 contains these proteins:
- a CDS encoding ABC transporter ATP-binding protein gives rise to the protein MEHLLEVNNLSVSFKVEEGEVQAVRNVSFNLKKGETLAIVGESGCGKSVLCKSLMRILPYNGYIKNGEVLLKSSDLVRKSEKEMEDIRGKNISMIFQDPMTSLNPTISIGKQIAEAIMIHKGISKSEAKKRAIELIELVGIDNPEKRFKQFPHHFSGGMRQRIVIAIALACNPDVLIADEPTTALDVTIQAQIIDLIKDLQDKIGLSIIFITHDLGVVATIADRIAVMYAGKIIEIGTVEDIFYDPRHPYTWGLLGSLPTLDSQDEYLYNIPGMPPNLLNPPKGDAFAIRNKNALKIDYEKEPPMFKINDTHSAATWLLHPDAPKVDIPVRVNCGRVISNE
- a CDS encoding ABC transporter ATP-binding protein; this encodes MNREKILEIKNLKQYFHLDKSTTVKAVDDISFDIYKGEIFGLVGESGSGKSTTGKTIIRLHESTGGEVIYKGNCISDKKTYKFIKKDVNKSMQIIFQDSTSSLNSRMTIADIISEPLKIQGICKNKTERMNKVYEMLNLVGLDRSYANKYPSDFSGGQRQRIGIARALSVEPEFIIADEPIASLDVSIQAQIVNLFRKLQQEKNLTCLFIAHDLSMVRHISDRIGVMYNGKLVELADSSELYNNPIHPYTKSLLSAIPIPDPRYAKSRNRIEYNSNVYDCSSEKSLSWIEVSDGHFVYSSKSYISKYQQNLKVV